The following are encoded together in the Daucus carota subsp. sativus chromosome 5, DH1 v3.0, whole genome shotgun sequence genome:
- the LOC108220725 gene encoding F-box protein CPR1: MSLPCEMLDEILIRLPVKDLLRARCVSKGWCSLIDSTPFVKRHLSANAGAGSLLIRGSAGIGNFYLASFNAAQDEATALEINDPLKTLLVGARIQGAANGLVCVSKNNINQLFLINPATNKSRMIPSAPQEFPRSFYYNESSVCGFGYDHINDDYKVVKIADCFIQFRGIMAIVYSLKTNSWKQIHNVPSNTRFTRDSGAFADGALYWLGINKPVDINDTCCKDFLVVFDLGLDQFKEILIPAMKGPVISFSTRCVDSDGRSLCIIDSYPDCHTDLWLMNNSGAEIPWSKLLSVENHRTQPFRFFRPVYFSRSGESVLLEVDNSKLVWYDLGKKAVKNFLIRGIPNKFSSHVYTESLVKLTEDKLLQKPSQDKPEIKQQKRRDDFLSKGFKLRL, encoded by the exons ATGTCACTTCCTTGTGAAATGTTGGATGAAATACTCATTCGCCTTCCTGTCAAGGATCTTCTCCGCGCCAGATGTGTGTCGAAAGGATGGTGCTCTCTCATCGATAGCACTCCCTTTGTTAAAAGACATCTTAGTGCAAATGCTGGTGCTGGAAGTCTCCTTATTAGGGGCTCTGCTGGAATTGGAAACTTCTACCTGGCGAGTTTCAATGCTGCTCAGGATGAGGCGACTGCTCTTGAAATTAATGATCCGCTCAAGACGCTTCTTGTGGGTGCTCGTATTCAGGGGGCTGCCAATGGTTTAGTTTGTGTGTCCAAGAATAACATAAATCAGCTTTTCCTTATTAATCCAGCAACCAACAAGTCGAGAATGATACCTAGCGCGCCACAGGAGTTTCCGCGTTCTTTCTATTATAATGAGTCTTCTGTATGTGGCTTTGGatatgatcatattaatgatGATTACAAGGTCGTCAAGATTGCAGATTGTTTTATTCAGTTTCGTGGCATTATGGCCATTGTCTACAGCCTTAAAACCAATTCTTGGAAACAGATTCATAATGTTCCTAGTAACACTCGGTTCACAAGAGATTCGGGAGCATTTGCAGATGGAGCTCTGTATTGGTTGGGCATCAACAAGCCGGTGGATATCAATGACACATGTTGCAAAGATTTTCTTGTTGTTTTTGATCTCGGGCTTGATCAGTTTAAAGAGATCCTTATTCCAGCTATGAAGGGCCCTGTTATCAGTTTTAGTACCAGATGTGTTGATTCTGATGGAAGATCACTTTGTATTATTGATTCATACCCTGattgtcatacagatctgtggCTTATGAATAATTCTGGGGCGGAAATTCCTTGGTCTAAACTATTGTCAGTGGAGAATCACCGCACTCAACCTTTTAGATTTTTCCGACCAGTTTACTTTTCCAGGAGTGGTGAAAGTGTGCTCTTAGAGGTGGACAACTCGAAACTTGTCTGGTATGACCTTGGAAAGAAAGCTGTCAAGAATTTTCTGATTCGTGGGATTCCGAATAAGTTTAGTTCACATGTCTACACTGAGAGTCTCGTGAAGCTCACTGAGGACAAGCTGCTGCAGAAGCCCTCACAAGACAAACCAGAGATAAAACAACAAAAGAGGAG AGATGATTTCCTTTCCAAGGGATTCAAACTGAGGCTGTAA
- the LOC108222730 gene encoding ABC transporter G family member 26, with product MEVSRQDEIQDLSLSPPSPGSMQIAARNGFGHNIDYMSQAYLRNRSCSQIDIELDDSSNAIKDRPLPIYLKFHDVEYKVKISKAASANPLKAVVTKVASQINHDNYKQILKGITGSVGPGQILALMGPSGSGKTTMLKVIGGRLQKNIKGTITYNDIPYSPALKRRIGFVTQDDILLSQLTVEETLVFAAYLRLPGSMTRRQKYERVETIIKELGLERCRSTRIGGGFIKGISGGERKRTSIGYEILVDPSLLLLDEPTSGLDSTSANKLLLILQDVAKAGRTIITTIHQPSSRMFYMFNRVLLLSEGYPVYYGNAKDSMDYFSSLHFTPEIAMNPAEFLLNLATGQINDITVPDDLRSIQDTPEYEKVVLKHLRQKYKTELEPKEKEANHMTTKTLEHLQVAIQLKKDWTMTWWEQFLILSERTYKARYRDYFDVLRLAQALGVAVLLGLLWWKSSTHTEAQLRDQIGLMFYICIFWTSSSLFGAVYVFPFEKVFLVKERKADMYRLSVYYACSTMCDMIAHVLYPTLFMTILYFMAGFNQTAECYFMTLAAVLLVAITSQGAGELFGAIVMSIRRAGMIASLLLMLFLLTGGYYVQHIPRFMRWLKYVSFMYHGFRLLLKVQYSGDQLYECDSIGGCRTLQSSPSFDTVNLKGGLQEVWILLAMSLVYRFLAYVCLRRKINNCEL from the exons ATGGAAGTTTCAAGACAAGATGAAATACAAGACTTATCGCTCTCCCCTCCATCTCCGGGGTCTATGCAAATTGCAGCTAGAAATGGCTTTGGCCATAATATAGATTACATGTCACAAGCCTACCTCAGAAACAGAAGCTGCTCACAGATTGATATAGAACTAGATGACAGCTCAAATGCCATTAAAGACCGTCCCCTTCCCATATATCTTAAG TTTCATGATGTGGAATACAAGGTGAAAATAAGTAAAGCTGCATCTGCCAACCCTTTGAAGGCCGTCGTGACCAAAGTAGCGTCACAAATTAAtcatgacaattacaagcagaTACTGAAGGGTATAACAGGGAGCGTTGGCCCTGGCCAGATCCTTGCTTTAATGGGTCCTTCTGGTAGTGGGAAAACTACAATGTTAAAGGTAATAGGAGGGAGATTGCAAAAGAATATTAAAGGAACAATCACTTACAATGACATTCCTTACAGTCCAGCTCTTAAAAGGAG GATTGGTTTTGTTACACAAGATGATATTCTGTTGTCACAATTAACAGTAGAAGAAACTTTAGTATTTGCTGCATACTTGAGACTTCCAGGTAGCATGACTAGAAGGCAGAAATATGAAAGAGTGGAAACAATCATCAAGGAATTGGGCCTTGAAAG ATGTCGAAGCACACGCATAGGAGGAGGATTTATTAAAGGAATCTCAGGGGGAGAAAGGAAAAGAACTAGTATCGGTTATGAAATTCTGGTTGATCCATCATTACTATTGCTTGACGAACCAACTTCAGGCCTTGATTCGACCTCGGCAAACAAGCTCCTCCTTATCCTTCAAGATGTTGCTAAG GCAGGAAGAACAATAATCACAACAATACACCAGCCTTCGAGCAGAATGTTTTACATGTTCAATAGGGTTCTTCTGTTATCAGAAGGTTATCCTGTGTATTATGGAAATGCCAAAGACTCGATGGATTATTTCTCCTCCTTGCATTTTACACCTGAAATTGCTATGAATCCTGCAGAATTCTTATTGAATTTAGCCACTGGTCAGATAAATGACATTACTGTTCCTGATGATTTGCGTTCGATTCAGGACACACCTGAATATGAGAAGGTTGTACTCAAG CATCTACGACAAAAGTATAAAACAGAACTGGAGCCAAAAGAGAAAGAAGCAAATCATATGACAACGAAGACATTGGAGCATCTCCAAGTAGCTATCCAATTAAAGAAAGACTGGACAATGACTTGGTGGGAACAGTTCCTAATTTTGAGTGAGAGAACATATAAAGCAAGATATAGAGATTATTTTGACGTGTTAAGACTAGCTCAAGCACTAGGAGTTGCAGTCTTGTTAGGCCTTCTGTGGTGGAAATCTAGCACCCATACAGAAGCTCAGCTCAGAGATCAG ATTGGTTTGATGTTCTACATTTGTATTTTCTggacatcatcatcattattcgGAGCGGTGTATGTTTTCCCATTTGAGAAAGTGTTTTTGGTGAAAGAAAGGAAAGCGGACATGTACAGATTGAGCGTGTACTATGCTTGTAGTACAATGTGTGACATGATAGCCCATGTTCTTTATCCAACACTTTTTATGACCATTTTGTATTTCATGGCTGGATTTAATCAAACTGCAGAATGCTACTTTATGACATTGGCTGCAGTCTTATTAGTAGCTATTACAAGCCAA GGAGCTGGAGAATTATTTGGAGCTATAGTAATGAGTATTAGAAGAGCTGGAATGATTGCTTCTTTACTACTTATGTTGTTTCTTCTCACAGGGGGTTACTATGTCCAG CATATACCAAGATTTATGCGGTGGTTAAAATATGTATCGTTTATGTACCATGGATTTAGGCTGCTGTTGAAGGTGCAATATTCCGGTGACCAATTATACGAGTGTGATAGTATTGGAGGATGCAGGACATTGCAGAGTTCGCCTTCATTCGACACTGTCAACTTAAAAGGCGGGTTACAAGAAGTTTGGATTTTGCTGGCTATGTCACTAGTTTATCGATTCTTGGCTTACGTTTGTCTTCGTCGAAAGATTAACAACTGCGAATTATGA
- the LOC108219876 gene encoding farnesyl pyrophosphate synthase → MGGDLKAKFLEVYSVLKSELLSDPAFEFTDDSRLWVERMLDYNVPGGKLNRGLSVIDSYKLLKGQELDDDEIFLSSALGWCIEWLQAYFLVLDDIMDGSHTRRGQPCWFRVPKVGMIAVNDGILLRNHIPRILKKHFRQKPYYVDLLDLFNEVEFQTACGQMIDLITTLVGEKDLSKYSLPIHRRIVQYKTAYYSFYLPVACALLMAGEDLEKHTNVKDILIEMGTYFQVQDDYLDCFGAPEVIGKIGTDIEDFKCSWLVVKALELSNEEQKKFLYENYGKEDPASVAKVKELYNTLKLEDVFAEYESKSYEKLINFIEAHPNTSVQAVLKSFLGKIYKRQK, encoded by the exons ATGGGCGGCGATCTCAAGGCCAAGTTTCTGGAGGTCTACTCTGTTCTCAAATCCGAATTGCTGAGCGACCCTGCCTTCGAATTCACCGATGATTCTCGCCTCTGGGTCGAAAGG ATGCTAGACTACAATGTGCCTGGAG GGAAGCTGAATCGGGGGCTTTCTGTTATTGACAGCTACAAACTGTTGAAAGGACAAGAACTTGATGATGACGAAATTTTCCTTTCAAGCGCACTTGGTTGGTGTATTGAATGG CTTCAAGCTTACTTTCTTGTGCTTGATGACATTATGGATGGCTCGCACACACGCAGAGGTCAACCTTGTTGGTTCAGAGTGCCCAAG GTTGGTATGATTGCTGTCAATGATGGCATTTTGCTTCGCAACCATATCCCAAGGATTCTAAAGAAACATTTTCGGCAAAAACCTTACTATGTGGACCTGTTGGATCTATTTAATGAG GTGGAGTTCCAGACAGCTTGTGGACAGATGATAGATCTGATCACCACCCTTGTAGGAGAGAAAGACTTGTCTAAGTATTCATTGCCTAT TCACCGCCGGATTGTGCAGTACAAAACAGCTTACTACTCATTTTATCTTCCA GTGGCCTGCGCGCTTCTTATGGCTGGTGAAGATCTTGAGAAACATACTAATGTGAAGGACATACTTATTGAAATGGGAACGTATTTTCAAGTGCAG GACGATTACCTGGATTGCTTTGGTGCACCAGAGGTAATTGGGAAG ATTGGAACAGATATCGAAGATTTCAAGTGCTCCTGGTTGGTTGTAAAAGCACTTGAACTTTCTAATGAGGAACAGAAGAAGTTTCTATAT GAAAACTATGGAAAGGAGGATCCAGCCTCTGTAGCTAAAGTGAAAGAGCTATACAATACTCTCAAGCTTGAG GATGTATTCGCAGAGTATGAGAGCAAAAGCTATGAAAAGTTGATCAACTTCATTGAAGCTCATCCAAACACATCTGTGCAAGCAGTGTTAAAATCATTTTTGGGAAAGATATACAAGAGGCAAAAATAA